TGATTACCTGCTTGCAGTAGGTGGTGGCTCAGTCGTTGATGGTGTGAAGTTTATCTCTGCGGCCGCTAAGTTTGAAGGTGAAGACCCATGGGATATCGTTGCCAAAGGCGCACCAGTAAAAGCCGCCATCTCAATTGGCGCAGTGTTGACCCTACCCGCAACTGGCTCAGAATCAAACAATGGCTCAGTAGTGACACGTGATGGTAATAAACTGCCATTTGGTAGCCCACTGGTACGCCCACAGTTTGCTGTACTTGATCCAAAAGTCACTTTGTCGTTATCAGAGCGCCAGGTGGCAAACGGTGTCGTAGATGCATTCGTGCACATTATGGAGCAATACCTCACGTACGATGTTAATGGCAAAGTACAAGATAGATTCAGTGAAGGTCTACTGCTGACATTAATTGAAGAAGGCCCGAAAGCACTGGCGAGCGAGACTAAAGATGACTTAGAAGTGCGCGCTAATATTATGTGGTCAGCGACGATGGCACTAAATGGGTTAATCGGCGCAGGTGTACCGCAAGATTGGGCAACTCACATGATTGGTCACGAGTTAACGGCAAGCCATGGTATTGACCATGCGCGTACGCTTTCTATTGTATTACCTGCAGTGATGAAAGTTCGCCGCGAGCAAAAACGTGGCAAGCTAGTGCAATATGCTGAGCGTGTATGGAACATCACAGAAGGCAGTGACGATTTAAAAATTGATGCTGCCATCGCCGCAACCGAAAACTTCTTCAAGCAAATGCAAGTACCAACGCGTATCTCAGATGAGGGTATTGAGCAAAGCTATATCGATACCTGGGTTAATGCACTTGAAACTCACGGCATGACCAAGCTTGGCGAGCGCGGAGAAGTGACGCTAGAAGTAAGTAAGCAAATCCTTGAAACAGCTTACTAGCCACAAAAGCAATCGATAGTAAACAGAGCCGCTAATACCAAGTGCCAGTGACAATCCATCACTGGCACTTTTTACATCCACTACAATAATCAAGCCCAGCATTTCAAACTATCCGTCAACTAGCCCGTCTGCAGCAAAATAACCATTACAACAACTCAAATTTACGTTCTCATCACAAACAGCTGAAATTTAAGTTAATTTACGCTTTTAGCACTATTTATAACTTAACTCATATGCTCCAATAGGCTTAATACTTTTAACTTGTAGATTAACGAAGCAACCTCACCCATTTGGCGTATTTTCAATCGTGAGCGAGCAAGTTATCTATAAAGAGATACACTTATAAAAGCATAACGCGAAGATAAGTTGCCATAAAAATGGCCACAAACCCTATACACGATTAGATATGAATCGCGACAATAGCTGCCCACGTCAAGCAATGATTGCTTAGGAACCGACATGAATAATATGGACATTATGTTACTCGTATTGATAGCACTGCTTATCATACTGCACATACACTTTTGCTACCGCGCGCTCACCTCGCACGCTAAAATTGATGCCTATAAACGCTATATTTGGGGCGTTCTCAGCCTGTTCATGGGTCCACTAGGGTACTATCTATACCAAAATCAATTGCCATTGGATTTTGATGACTGATTTAGGCAGCTGGCTTTAATAACAAGTTCCAGTTACTGAAGTGGATAATGTTGAGGATAATGAAGTAGTACCTGCTGGCGTTGCTGTTTTAGTTGCTAGAGGCCAAAATTGTTCACCTATATCAAAAGGCTTAACCCTGGGGTAAGCCTTTTTTGCTTTACATCACTTTCGTCCGTTACAAATGACGCACAAACTCCCGACCTGATTTCTGTGGCTTGATATTTGCGCTGGTGACAGGCGTGCCGATATACAAAAAGCCAATGACTTGATCGGTGTCAGCAATACCCAAACCTTTGTTAACACTTGGATTGAAAGCAAAATCACCAGTACGCCAAATGGCTCCTAATCCTAAGGCAAACGCAGCTTGTTGCATCGCAAGAGTGGCACAACCAGCCGCTAAATGCTGCTCAAGCTCAGGTACTTTCGGATGAGATTGAATTTTCGATACCACAGTGATCACCATTGGTGCGCGGTGAGGCATCTTGCTCGCCTTCTCAATAAAGGCTTGGTCAGCACCTTTATCGATTGCCGCTTGCGACAACACTGCACCTAGCTTATCGAGGCCTTCACCCTCGGCAATAATGAACTCCCATGGCGTTAATCCACAATGATCTGGCACCCGAATTGCCGCATCTAAAATAAAATCTAATTGCTCTTGAGTGGGTGCTGGAGCAGCAAGTCTAGGGGTAGATTGACGAGTTAATAGCAGTGTTTTTGCGTCCACGAATACATCCTTTTACTAAATAGCACCATACCTTAAACCTTTGAATTTAGCGTACTAAGGTTACAAGCAGAGCTATTTAAACTGTGCGATTAAAACTATAAGTTGAAGCCATCATAACAAATATCCCACCAAACTGGTGGGATATTTAATTCAATAGAATGACTAACCGCTAATTCAATTGCACCTGACTAGGCTAACCTGAGCTCGGGGTAATCAGTATTCCCGGAACTATTATTCTGGCTTTAAGTACTTGTTCGCTAGCAGGTGATCTACGCTGGTGTAACGACCACCACCAGTCATCAGCAAGGCTAACAGCATTACAAAATAGGTTATCGCAAACTCAATACCATTATTTAAAATCACAAAACTACCTGAGCTAGTTAGCCATTCGTAGTTACCGTGTTCTTGCAAAATCGACTTCGCCATTGCTAGTTTATCCCCTGCAGCAAGCACACTTTCATTCGCGAGCCACGAGCTGCTATCCGCTATCGCTAACCAACCGTTTTCCCAATGCACCGCAAATGCAGCCACCAACATGGTAAACATCATAGGGATCGCCACTACACGTGTTGCTAATCCAATCAACAATAAAATACCGCCAAAAAACTCAGTCCCCGCCGCCAGCGCGACCATCACTTCAGGCATTGGCAAGCCTAAGCCCCAATCAGGGTTACCAAACCAGGCAGCAGTATCTTCAAATGCGCTCAGTTTGGTGTAACCTGCTTGCATCAATACTGGCGCTAAATAAATTCGCAGCGCCAGCGGTGCTAGTCCATCAAAGTGACGCAGTTTATTGAGTATTGATTGGTATAAGTTCGCAAGTGCTTGCATGGTTTATCCTTAAAGTAAATTCAACGCGACACTTTGCTCAGCAAAGCGCTATAGGTCTGTTATTTACATCAGACCTAACCACAAGGTTTTTTATTACAAAACTTTTGTTTCAATTGAGTGCTTTAAGAGTAGTTCAAGTTAGCGCATAGCAATTAAAGTTAAGTATTGCTTAGCATAATCAAGGTATGTAAGGCTCTTATCGCTTTGGGTTTCGTCACGATGGATTTCATCAAGATGGCTTTCGTAAAGAGCCATATCAAACATCAATAACGCCCACATGACTGCAAATAGCCAAAATAGATTTACTGCGCTTTCAATGGCACTGACAGCATCATTTGTAAGATGTGATTGTGCGATTGTAGATGACAGATAATCGCTAATTAACTGCTGAGTAGCATGAGCATCTAAATCATGAGTAGCAATCACAGAGGCAAGGTCAAACAAAGGATGACTGGCAATAGCATATTCAAAATCAATGCATTGCAGTCGCGGCTGACCACAAACTGTGGTGTTAGGTAAAATGTTGTAAGGGTTTAAATCTAGGTGGCAATAACACGGTTTAATCAAGCTGGCATCCATTTGCGCGAGCCAGCCCTCAACCCGCGGCTGCATTTCTTTGAGTTGCTTAAATAGCGCTAGCCATTCAGTTGCTGATTTTGCCGCGTCATCTGTTTGAGATGCCGCCTCTAACCGAGCTTTTCTCGCCAAAAGCCTCTGCCAATAGTTTTGATATTGCTCTGATGTGGAAATGGCCTTACTTGGCAAAGGCAGACTATGAAGCTCAGTTAACATGCTCGCGAGTAACACTGCGGTGAAGCTCTTCTGCTCGCGTTCATCGGGTACAAACGTAGAAAAAATTTGCCTACAGCCACGCTCTGCATACAGGCTAGACCAATCGTTGATTGTATCTTCATCTAGATTTGAAGCTTGTTGCGGTACGATAAACTCGCTTAAATAAGTTTGATAGTCGGCAGCATGCCATAATAGCTTTGGCGCCAATTCTTGTGCATAGGCAAGCTGCCAGGTCTCAACTTCAAGCGCCCTATCACACCACTCACTAGTCTGACGGTTAATGCGCAGCACCTTATCGCCACCGATGCAGTGCAAGCGAAAATTGTCATTGCTCAACCCGTGGGACAAAGCCGACACCTGCTGACAGCTTTGCTCAAGTGACTCAACTAGCGCTGCGGGCATGGTTTGCACACACTTAAGCTGAGCGTGAGTAAGGTAAGGCTTGATAAGTTCAATGAACACTTAGCTCGCGCCTACGCTGTTGCTAAATTTGGGTTAATTGCGGTTTGAGCCAAGTAGCGTTTGCGCCACATAAAGTATCCGGCAACCGCCATAAACACATAACCGACAAATAATACTGTGGTTAGCATCAACCCTTTTTGGAAGTATAAATAAATACTGACTAGGTCGATGACTACCCAATAAATCCAGTTTTCCAGCACTTTTTTAGCCACTAGGTAAGTTGTCATCACCGCAAAGCAGGTTGTGGCAGCATCTAAATAAGCAAATGAAGCCTGGGTATAGGTTGCCATCAAATAACCTAGCAGCAAAGAAACAGCTCCAGTAATGGCAATAACTACCCCATGTTTGGCTAAAGACCAGGATTCGATCAAAGAGCCATCTTGCTTGTTGTCCGTGCTCGGCGTGCTATCAGCCTCCGTCTTTGGTTTTTGCGCCCAAAGCCAATAACCATAAACAGCCATCGCCATATAGTAAACGTTAAGCACCGACTCCATTAGCAAGGATACTTGCCAAAATAATACGGTATAAATCGCCGTGCTGATGAAGGCCGCGTGCCAACACCACTTACTCGTTTTCATTGCTAACGCCAGATAGGCAACCGCTAAAATCACCGCAATCAACTCCCACACGGTCATCACGCTGATTTCATTCGCAGCTTGTAATAAAGTATCTACCATCTCTTTTTCTTATTATTCGTTCATGGAATTGATGAGCATTTACTCGCTGTGACTTAGGTTTAATTCACCGCCAATAAACTTACATACAAATACTGCCTTGCCCCACTTTTCATGTGCAGCTTGCATTTCAACATTGAGCATTTGCATCACATCATCATAATTGCCACAAACTTGTGTCGCCATCGCATTAGTTACACGCTGAATATTGTCGTATTTATCAAGGCGCGAGATAAACCATTTGATTGGATCAATATAGTTTTCATTAAACGGATACATGCTGATTTCAACGGTCAGTTTCATCATTCTCTCCAGGCTTTTTCCAAACAAATGCGGCGGTATTACACCGCCGCACTAAACACTAAGTGATTATTAAACCTATCGCTTACATAAACTTATAGTCAAAGGTTACGCCAATTTGGCGCGGGTCGGCATAACGTATATATTGCTTATCAACCCAGCCTTGATCTGGCTCGTTACCGAAGAAGAAGCCACGCACGCCGTACTTCTCATCAGTTAGGTTGCGACCCCAAACATAAGCAGACCAGGTATCGGTTTCATAGCCCATGCGCGCATTAAAGATAGTGTAAGCTTCAGACTTAGAATCATTGCTATCAGAGTAGTAGAAATCACTCTTGCCGCTAGCATTAAGGTTGGCAAACCAACCTGCGTCGCTAAAGTACGTCATACCTAAGCTGTAGGTGTACTTTGGAGAATGCGCCAGATCGCGACCAGATAAATCGACCTCAGAGCCGTATTTGTCTTTGTACTTATAGTCACCATAGGTTGCATTCAGTAAACCTAAGCTACCGTATACTTCGATGTTGTCGCTGGCATACCACTTAGCATCAACCTCAGCACCATAGTTGTTTGAACTACCAGCATTTTCAGTAAATAGAATGAAGCG
This DNA window, taken from Shewanella maritima, encodes the following:
- a CDS encoding phosphotransferase gives rise to the protein MFIELIKPYLTHAQLKCVQTMPAALVESLEQSCQQVSALSHGLSNDNFRLHCIGGDKVLRINRQTSEWCDRALEVETWQLAYAQELAPKLLWHAADYQTYLSEFIVPQQASNLDEDTINDWSSLYAERGCRQIFSTFVPDEREQKSFTAVLLASMLTELHSLPLPSKAISTSEQYQNYWQRLLARKARLEAASQTDDAAKSATEWLALFKQLKEMQPRVEGWLAQMDASLIKPCYCHLDLNPYNILPNTTVCGQPRLQCIDFEYAIASHPLFDLASVIATHDLDAHATQQLISDYLSSTIAQSHLTNDAVSAIESAVNLFWLFAVMWALLMFDMALYESHLDEIHRDETQSDKSLTYLDYAKQYLTLIAMR
- a CDS encoding iron-containing alcohol dehydrogenase; the protein is MLNFSFHNTTKIHFGEGQISAISKEIPKDARVLMVYGGGSIKSNGVYDQVVEALTNHTWFEFSGIEPNPNYDTLMKAQAIIEAENIDYLLAVGGGSVVDGVKFISAAAKFEGEDPWDIVAKGAPVKAAISIGAVLTLPATGSESNNGSVVTRDGNKLPFGSPLVRPQFAVLDPKVTLSLSERQVANGVVDAFVHIMEQYLTYDVNGKVQDRFSEGLLLTLIEEGPKALASETKDDLEVRANIMWSATMALNGLIGAGVPQDWATHMIGHELTASHGIDHARTLSIVLPAVMKVRREQKRGKLVQYAERVWNITEGSDDLKIDAAIAATENFFKQMQVPTRISDEGIEQSYIDTWVNALETHGMTKLGERGEVTLEVSKQILETAY
- the pnuC gene encoding nicotinamide riboside transporter PnuC produces the protein MVDTLLQAANEISVMTVWELIAVILAVAYLALAMKTSKWCWHAAFISTAIYTVLFWQVSLLMESVLNVYYMAMAVYGYWLWAQKPKTEADSTPSTDNKQDGSLIESWSLAKHGVVIAITGAVSLLLGYLMATYTQASFAYLDAATTCFAVMTTYLVAKKVLENWIYWVVIDLVSIYLYFQKGLMLTTVLFVGYVFMAVAGYFMWRKRYLAQTAINPNLATA
- a CDS encoding NAD(P)H nitroreductase — translated: MDAKTLLLTRQSTPRLAAPAPTQEQLDFILDAAIRVPDHCGLTPWEFIIAEGEGLDKLGAVLSQAAIDKGADQAFIEKASKMPHRAPMVITVVSKIQSHPKVPELEQHLAAGCATLAMQQAAFALGLGAIWRTGDFAFNPSVNKGLGIADTDQVIGFLYIGTPVTSANIKPQKSGREFVRHL
- a CDS encoding YkoF family thiamine/hydroxymethylpyrimidine-binding protein; translated protein: MKLTVEISMYPFNENYIDPIKWFISRLDKYDNIQRVTNAMATQVCGNYDDVMQMLNVEMQAAHEKWGKAVFVCKFIGGELNLSHSE
- a CDS encoding DoxX family protein is translated as MQALANLYQSILNKLRHFDGLAPLALRIYLAPVLMQAGYTKLSAFEDTAAWFGNPDWGLGLPMPEVMVALAAGTEFFGGILLLIGLATRVVAIPMMFTMLVAAFAVHWENGWLAIADSSSWLANESVLAAGDKLAMAKSILQEHGNYEWLTSSGSFVILNNGIEFAITYFVMLLALLMTGGGRYTSVDHLLANKYLKPE